A window from Staphylococcus succinus encodes these proteins:
- a CDS encoding gluconate:H+ symporter, which produces MDTNIYLLIITLLSIVIVILGVAWWKWHAFISLTVAGLFLAIMAGLSPEKIVTAYETGVGDVLGHLVGILALGTILGKLMSDSGAGMQISDYLIKSLGYKKLPWAMMLSGFIIGIPVFFEVGIVILLPLVISIHKTTKTNILLIAIPLLAGLSIVHGIVPPHPGAMTAIGIYDANLGKVLLYSLIIALPTAILAGPVFGKFISKRLIPENPPNIIKVSNKTNGFPSVPVSFLVIVLPVLLMLLSIVTPYLGEIPTILKNALLFIGSPVIALLISCFVAFYLLGFKQGMTKNVIKDLVEECIIPVGSIILIIGAGGGFKQILIETGVGNTIAQMTEHLSLSPLLLAFLVAGLIRVATGSATVALTTAAGIVSPIIQHMSGVNLELLVIATGAGSLMLSHVNDAGFWMVKEYLGLNVIETFKTWTVMETLLAVIAFTFAFIIDALV; this is translated from the coding sequence ATGGATACTAATATTTATTTATTAATTATTACGCTACTTTCAATTGTTATTGTCATATTAGGAGTTGCATGGTGGAAATGGCATGCATTTATTAGTTTAACTGTTGCTGGATTATTTTTAGCAATTATGGCTGGTTTATCACCAGAAAAGATAGTGACTGCATACGAGACAGGTGTCGGCGATGTATTAGGTCATTTAGTTGGCATTTTAGCTTTAGGAACGATACTAGGAAAATTAATGTCTGATTCAGGGGCAGGCATGCAAATATCTGATTATCTTATTAAGTCTTTAGGTTATAAAAAATTACCTTGGGCGATGATGTTATCAGGTTTTATAATTGGTATTCCTGTATTTTTCGAAGTTGGTATCGTTATTTTATTACCACTTGTGATTTCTATTCATAAAACGACGAAAACAAATATATTACTTATAGCGATTCCCTTATTAGCTGGATTATCTATTGTACATGGTATTGTGCCACCACATCCTGGCGCGATGACAGCTATTGGTATTTATGATGCTAATTTAGGAAAAGTATTATTATACTCATTAATCATAGCCTTACCGACTGCCATATTAGCTGGTCCAGTCTTTGGGAAGTTTATAAGTAAACGACTCATTCCAGAAAATCCGCCAAATATTATTAAAGTTAGTAATAAAACCAATGGATTTCCAAGCGTACCAGTATCATTTCTAGTTATTGTACTACCTGTATTATTGATGTTGTTATCTATCGTTACACCCTACTTAGGTGAGATACCAACCATACTAAAAAATGCGTTATTATTTATAGGTAGTCCAGTCATAGCTTTATTAATTTCATGTTTTGTTGCTTTTTATTTATTAGGATTCAAGCAAGGGATGACTAAAAATGTAATTAAAGATTTAGTTGAGGAATGTATTATACCAGTGGGCTCTATTATATTAATTATAGGTGCTGGTGGTGGTTTTAAACAAATTTTAATTGAAACTGGCGTAGGTAACACGATTGCACAAATGACAGAACATCTTTCGCTTTCACCTTTATTATTAGCTTTTTTAGTAGCTGGATTAATACGTGTGGCTACAGGTTCTGCTACTGTAGCATTAACAACAGCAGCGGGCATTGTATCGCCGATTATTCAACACATGTCTGGCGTAAATTTAGAATTACTCGTTATTGCTACTGGTGCAGGTTCGCTGATGTTATCACATGTAAATGATGCTGGATTTTGGATGGTCAAAGAATACTTAGGGTTAAATGTCATAGAAACCTTTAAAACATGGACGGTAATGGAAACATTATTAGCTGTAATCGCATTTACTTTTGCATTTATTATTGATGCCTTAGTATAG
- a CDS encoding ANTAR domain-containing response regulator, with protein MKKIMVVEDESIVRLDIVEMLKAARYDIASAVSNGEKAIEATEKVKPDLIIMDIKMPKLNGLKASKIIGKKYEDIPILILTAYSQSEFVEEAKQPNIVGYIVKPISESQLLPAVEIALAQSDKMKTLKNEIEQSYIEIENRKIIEKAKGHLMTQLKISENEAYQKLRKLSMDNQVGIDIVARKVISQ; from the coding sequence ATGAAGAAAATTATGGTCGTTGAAGACGAATCAATTGTTCGTTTAGATATTGTGGAAATGTTAAAAGCAGCAAGATATGACATTGCCTCTGCAGTTAGCAATGGTGAAAAAGCAATTGAAGCAACTGAAAAGGTTAAGCCAGATTTAATTATCATGGATATTAAAATGCCGAAGTTAAATGGGCTAAAAGCAAGTAAGATTATTGGAAAGAAATACGAAGACATACCTATCCTGATACTTACTGCATATAGTCAAAGTGAATTTGTAGAAGAAGCAAAGCAACCTAACATTGTAGGATATATCGTCAAACCTATTTCAGAATCACAATTATTACCAGCAGTCGAAATTGCATTAGCACAGTCTGATAAAATGAAAACATTAAAAAATGAAATCGAACAATCTTATATTGAGATTGAAAATCGAAAAATCATTGAAAAAGCCAAAGGACATCTGATGACACAGCTTAAAATCAGTGAAAATGAGGCCTATCAAAAGCTTAGGAAACTGAGCATGGATAATCAAGTGGGTATTGATATCGTAGCGCGAAAAGTTATTAGTCAATAA
- a CDS encoding sensor histidine kinase — protein sequence MINKTRKICKKHTSLTELEILKIEQLADHLQEIADLNNADVFIDCPAVEFNQIIVVAEAAPKHVKTLYQNSVLEQNVYEKFEPAVFRTLKTGQSEHQHRAVSQEGKVVEQNVTPVTLNNHTIGALIMEKDVSNKVLEEDKMKALTHATDTLSRIVSQSNESQIFFPDMIEESLFNIDRDLNIRYFNLTAEELVQDLLNVTCETGKSFIDLFPSIEDMLTDGQIITIEEREMEQYYFQVKCIRLFEHNCVTGHLIMLKDITDLKEKEKELISKSVAIREVHHRVKNNLQTVASLLRLQMRRGLPDDSKPYFQESLNRILSIASVYEVILDESYTDRVNIGKLIKKIGNMLVYNESTTDTTIHMTYNLSDSIFLPSNVAVSLALIANELITNCVKHAFNQQSVGRICVALTYESNSKTLNLSIQDDGEAESKFQESFGLNIVNTITENDLDGSFDIVRNSIGTLGQITFHYKERI from the coding sequence ATGATTAATAAGACGAGAAAAATATGTAAGAAGCATACAAGTTTAACGGAATTAGAAATTTTAAAAATAGAGCAACTTGCGGATCATTTACAAGAAATTGCAGATTTGAATAATGCTGATGTATTTATAGATTGTCCTGCAGTTGAATTTAATCAAATTATCGTTGTAGCAGAAGCGGCGCCTAAGCACGTGAAAACCCTGTACCAAAATTCTGTATTAGAACAAAATGTCTACGAGAAATTTGAACCAGCTGTATTTCGAACATTAAAGACAGGTCAATCAGAACACCAGCACAGAGCAGTGTCGCAAGAAGGGAAAGTCGTAGAACAAAATGTAACGCCTGTGACCTTAAACAATCACACTATTGGTGCATTAATTATGGAAAAAGATGTGAGTAATAAAGTTTTGGAAGAAGATAAGATGAAGGCACTCACGCATGCTACCGACACATTGAGTCGTATTGTTTCCCAATCCAATGAAAGCCAAATATTTTTTCCAGACATGATAGAAGAGAGTTTGTTCAACATTGATCGGGATTTGAATATAAGATATTTTAACCTGACCGCTGAAGAGCTTGTGCAAGATTTATTAAATGTGACTTGTGAAACTGGAAAGTCGTTTATAGACTTATTTCCAAGTATTGAAGATATGTTAACGGACGGCCAAATTATTACTATAGAAGAACGCGAAATGGAACAATACTACTTCCAAGTTAAATGTATTAGGCTTTTTGAACATAATTGTGTGACAGGCCATCTTATTATGTTAAAAGATATTACAGATTTAAAAGAAAAAGAAAAAGAATTGATTTCCAAATCTGTAGCCATTAGAGAAGTACATCATCGTGTTAAAAATAACTTACAAACTGTAGCGAGTTTATTAAGATTACAAATGCGACGAGGCTTACCAGACGATAGTAAACCATATTTTCAAGAAAGTCTGAATCGTATATTAAGTATTGCTTCTGTATATGAAGTGATACTAGACGAATCTTATACAGATAGAGTTAATATAGGAAAATTAATAAAGAAAATAGGGAACATGCTCGTTTATAATGAATCAACTACTGATACAACGATACATATGACTTACAACTTGAGTGATTCCATATTTTTACCTTCTAATGTGGCAGTGTCGTTAGCTCTAATCGCAAATGAATTGATTACTAATTGCGTGAAACACGCATTTAACCAGCAGAGCGTGGGGAGAATATGTGTAGCTTTAACTTATGAAAGTAATTCAAAGACGCTAAATTTATCAATTCAAGACGATGGAGAAGCAGAGTCGAAATTTCAAGAATCATTTGGTTTGAATATTGTTAATACAATTACAGAAAATGATTTAGATGGATCTTTTGATATCGTGAGGAATTCAATAGGTACTTTAGGACAAATTACATTTCATTATAAGGAGCGTATCTGA
- a CDS encoding glutamine synthetase family protein — protein MTESNITGSITKDKLLELIKEEKIDTVVLGFCDMQGRLMGKRITGDFILENDISEGTHFCNYLLGTNFEMDTNDGYEYMNWDKGYGDYLAKPDLDTLKVVPWLERTALVFCDVYTVDGEEKIEIAPRNILKKQIEKAEAHGLSPHMASELEFYLFNDSFSNINKKGYSQLEPAGHLNEDYNLLQGSKNEPIYQEIRHQMHLMGIVIESSKGEAYKGQHEINLKYSNALKAADQHLMFKHGMKEICIQNDKSVTFMAKPYEAWTGSSGHIHLSMMEKGTHNNAFYNGEDAENPMSETMRHFLAGIIKYTRDFALMFAPYVNSYKRFAPNSWAPVSIAWSKDNRSAGYRMVGCGNALRFESRIAGADMNPYLAYSALIGAGLYGIEHKIPLSEELKGNAYNQDDVERIPSSLHEAILTWKNSDVVKSVLGEDVAQHYLHAAQTEQNDFDSYVTTWERSRYFEQS, from the coding sequence ATGACTGAATCAAACATAACTGGAAGCATTACTAAAGATAAGTTACTCGAATTAATAAAAGAAGAAAAGATTGATACTGTCGTACTTGGATTTTGCGATATGCAGGGACGTCTTATGGGAAAACGTATCACAGGTGATTTTATTTTAGAAAATGATATCTCAGAAGGTACACACTTTTGTAACTATTTACTAGGTACTAATTTTGAAATGGATACAAATGATGGATACGAATATATGAATTGGGACAAAGGCTATGGAGATTATTTAGCTAAACCTGATTTGGACACTTTGAAAGTAGTACCTTGGCTGGAAAGAACAGCTTTAGTATTTTGTGATGTTTACACCGTGGATGGCGAAGAAAAAATTGAAATTGCCCCACGAAATATACTCAAAAAACAAATTGAAAAAGCTGAAGCTCATGGTTTATCTCCACATATGGCAAGTGAGCTTGAATTTTATTTATTTAATGATTCTTTCTCAAATATTAATAAAAAAGGATACAGCCAATTAGAACCAGCTGGCCATCTAAATGAAGATTATAACTTATTGCAAGGATCTAAAAACGAGCCAATTTATCAAGAAATTAGACATCAAATGCATCTTATGGGCATTGTCATTGAATCATCTAAAGGCGAAGCTTACAAAGGACAACATGAAATTAACTTAAAATACTCAAATGCATTAAAAGCTGCCGATCAGCATTTAATGTTTAAACATGGCATGAAAGAAATTTGTATTCAAAATGATAAATCCGTTACTTTTATGGCTAAACCATACGAAGCGTGGACAGGTTCTAGTGGTCATATCCATCTTAGTATGATGGAAAAAGGTACACACAATAATGCATTTTACAATGGTGAAGACGCTGAAAATCCAATGTCCGAAACTATGCGTCACTTTTTAGCAGGCATCATCAAATACACAAGAGATTTTGCATTAATGTTTGCACCATATGTGAACTCCTATAAGCGTTTTGCACCTAACTCATGGGCACCAGTCAGTATTGCGTGGAGTAAAGATAACCGTTCTGCTGGATATCGAATGGTAGGTTGTGGTAATGCATTAAGATTTGAATCTCGCATTGCAGGCGCAGACATGAATCCCTACTTGGCATACTCTGCATTAATCGGTGCTGGTTTATATGGTATAGAACATAAAATACCACTTTCCGAAGAATTAAAAGGTAACGCATATAACCAAGATGACGTTGAACGTATACCTTCATCTTTACATGAAGCTATACTCACTTGGAAAAACAGTGATGTAGTTAAATCAGTGCTTGGCGAAGATGTCGCACAACATTATTTACACGCCGCTCAAACAGAACAAAATGATTTTGATTCATATGTAACGACATGGGAGCGTTCAAGGTACTTTGAACAAAGCTAA
- a CDS encoding SDR family NAD(P)-dependent oxidoreductase codes for MRLQDKVCIITGAGGGMGRVAAQMFANEGAKIAVFERDAQAGQTTVDEITKNGGQAQFFKVDIANEDNVKNAVEATVQTFGKIDVLYNNAGVMPEADNSVVNTSEDVWDLVMNINVKGIFLMTKYVIPEMEKNQSGSIINIASFVAQMGCSVPQDAYTASKGAVVSLTKSLAIQFRPKGIRTNAISPGPIETPLLMEWLVSDEDAKNVRLNRQPAGRFGKPEDIVNCALYLASDESDWTNGANINVDGGITANYF; via the coding sequence ATGAGATTACAAGATAAAGTATGTATTATCACAGGTGCTGGCGGAGGTATGGGCCGAGTTGCCGCACAAATGTTTGCGAATGAAGGTGCCAAAATTGCCGTTTTTGAAAGAGATGCACAAGCTGGCCAAACAACTGTAGATGAAATTACCAAAAATGGTGGCCAAGCTCAATTCTTTAAAGTAGATATTGCCAATGAAGATAATGTTAAAAATGCTGTAGAAGCAACAGTACAAACATTTGGAAAGATTGATGTATTATACAATAATGCTGGCGTCATGCCAGAAGCTGATAATTCAGTTGTAAATACAAGTGAAGACGTTTGGGATTTAGTCATGAACATCAATGTTAAAGGGATTTTCTTAATGACCAAATATGTGATTCCCGAAATGGAAAAAAATCAATCAGGCTCTATTATTAATATCGCTTCATTTGTTGCCCAAATGGGTTGCTCAGTCCCTCAAGATGCTTACACTGCTTCAAAAGGCGCAGTTGTATCACTTACGAAATCATTGGCTATCCAATTTAGACCTAAAGGGATTCGCACAAATGCTATCAGTCCAGGACCTATAGAAACACCATTACTTATGGAATGGCTCGTTTCTGACGAAGACGCTAAAAATGTACGCTTAAATAGACAACCCGCAGGTCGTTTCGGTAAACCTGAAGATATCGTAAACTGCGCTTTATACTTAGCTTCTGATGAGTCTGATTGGACAAACGGCGCTAATATTAACGTTGACGGTGGTATTACCGCTAACTATTTCTAA
- the eutH gene encoding ethanolamine utilization protein EutH, which produces MEHIGTIIIYIIMACAVMGAFGAIRNAQKGIGKEFMEGIYTIGPIFANSAGIMASIPFISKFIENVFGPMFDKIGADPAIAATSILATDMGGYQLAEVLKQSYEGWIMAMVVGFMAGATIVFTIPLGLPMLDKRDHKYMALGIMSGLLAIPFGVFISTTIMLLSHMKVRTAIETAGAASHIFSISFTSIFLNLLPLIIFVVVTALGLYFFSDMMIKLFIIFGKILDTVIKLVFVFSVVEIFTGFFTHVFGVWGFDPIMADKEDNFRALENAGNIAIMLSGAFPMVYLIRKYFSGILTKAGKKVGLSEVGSAGIIATIANILAMFKLVKDMPPKDKVINIAFGVCAAFLLGDHLSYTANFQPTLIPAVLVGKLSAGVLAIIFAYLLCLPKARKLEAIDRQSGIIGPDEYIKK; this is translated from the coding sequence ATGGAACATATTGGAACGATAATTATTTATATTATTATGGCATGTGCGGTGATGGGGGCTTTTGGCGCAATTAGAAATGCACAAAAGGGTATAGGTAAAGAATTTATGGAAGGTATATATACGATAGGGCCGATATTTGCGAATTCTGCTGGGATTATGGCTTCTATTCCGTTTATTTCCAAATTTATTGAAAATGTATTCGGACCTATGTTTGATAAAATAGGTGCGGATCCTGCGATTGCAGCGACATCTATTCTAGCTACCGACATGGGAGGGTATCAGCTGGCGGAAGTCTTAAAGCAAAGTTATGAAGGTTGGATTATGGCGATGGTTGTTGGATTTATGGCGGGTGCTACTATTGTCTTTACTATTCCGTTAGGCTTACCGATGTTAGATAAAAGGGACCATAAATACATGGCTTTAGGTATTATGTCTGGATTACTAGCAATTCCATTTGGTGTATTTATTTCAACGACTATTATGTTGCTCAGTCATATGAAGGTGCGTACGGCCATTGAGACGGCTGGAGCAGCATCCCATATATTTTCAATAAGTTTTACGTCGATATTTTTGAATTTATTACCATTGATTATTTTTGTAGTTGTAACGGCGCTAGGTTTATATTTCTTCTCTGATATGATGATTAAATTATTTATCATTTTTGGTAAAATACTTGATACTGTAATTAAACTGGTATTTGTTTTTTCAGTAGTAGAAATTTTCACAGGGTTTTTCACACACGTATTTGGCGTATGGGGATTTGATCCCATTATGGCTGATAAAGAAGATAATTTTAGAGCCTTAGAAAATGCAGGTAATATTGCTATTATGTTATCAGGTGCATTCCCAATGGTGTACTTGATAAGGAAATATTTTTCTGGCATCTTAACTAAGGCAGGTAAAAAAGTTGGTTTAAGTGAAGTAGGAAGTGCTGGCATTATAGCAACAATAGCTAATATTTTAGCGATGTTTAAATTGGTTAAAGATATGCCACCTAAGGATAAAGTGATTAACATTGCGTTCGGTGTATGTGCGGCTTTCTTATTAGGAGATCATTTATCTTATACTGCCAACTTCCAACCGACATTAATTCCAGCAGTATTAGTAGGAAAGTTGAGTGCAGGGGTGCTAGCAATTATCTTTGCCTACTTACTTTGTCTACCAAAAGCAAGGAAGCTTGAAGCTATTGATAGACAGTCAGGGATTATCGGCCCAGATGAATATATTAAAAAATAA